One Bombus pascuorum chromosome 4, iyBomPasc1.1, whole genome shotgun sequence DNA segment encodes these proteins:
- the LOC132906122 gene encoding uncharacterized protein LOC132906122 translates to MKYRERNKRCHEKKSNKDTVNKLELTNRNSNQIIKKRKKNHVSNRRQSGPMQYVFYAILNTDLHMNRGTAAANIAIGLMLLYNIMDTDQVKCQYIDSWTKNGQRIVILKGYDHRHLKYLQQEVKFIALGTYAVRQKWGRNKAIIVLTVFGQKEDLEDVFEGLTYLR, encoded by the exons aTGAAATACAgggaaagaaacaaacgatGTCACGAAAAGAAGTCAAATAAAGATACAGTTAACAAATTGGAATTAACCAACag AAATAgtaatcaaataattaaaaagcgTAAAAAAAATCATGTCAGTAACCGGCGTCAATCTGGTCCAAtgcaatatgtattttatgccATACTTAATACCGATTTGCATATGAATCGAGGAACAGCAGCGGCAAAT atAGCAATTGGTTTAATGCtcctttataatataatggacACTGACCAGGTGAAATGTCAATATATTGATAGCTGGACAAAGAATGG ACAAAGAATAGTAATCTTGAAGGGATATGACCACAGACATTTGAAATACCTCCAACaggaagtaaaatttatagcaCTCGGAACGTACGCAGTTCGACAAAAGTGGGGACGGAATAAAGCAATCATAGTATTAACTGTTTTTGGACAAAAAGAAGATTTGGAAGATGTTTTCGAAGGATTAACATATTTAcgatag